The nucleotide window GTCGGGCATGACCTGGGCCGGCATCAACGGCCCCATGGCGTAGTTGAAGCGAAAATGGCCATCGAAGATCACCCAGGATGGGATCGACTTGCCGCCGGTGTGCTGGTTATCGCGGTACATGGCGTCGACAAATTCCAGGTACGGCGCAGCCTCATTGACAAAGCGCCGGCCCAGGCTGTTGACCACGATGGCACCAGGGAACGCCCGCTCGGCAAATACCCCACGGGGTTTGTCTTCGCCGGGCACGGTAATGGTCGGCGCCCACCAGGCCCAATCCATCAGGGCGGTCGCCGCACCCAGTTCGATACCGGCTTGCAACGCAGCACCGGTGTTATTGCCCGGTGGCGTGGCGCTCCAGTCACGCAGGGTCGGCTGCGGTAGATAGCGCTCGCGCAACACCTGGTTCTGTTCAAACCCCCCGGAGCCGAAGATCACCGCATGGCGGGCATGCAGCTGCAGCGTCTGCCCGTCACGACAAACCTGCATGCCAATGACCCGGCCGTTTTCGGTGATCAGGTTCTGGAAGTCGGTGTTCAACCACAGTGGAATGTTGCGGTCCATCAGCGAACGGCGCAACGAGGCGACCAGCGCACTGCCCAAGGCGGCGCGGCGGTCGCGCCGGCTTTTGCGGCGCCATTTGAAGTCGAGCTTGTAGCGCAGCATCAGGCCGAGAATTAGCAGGCGCCAGCCAAAGGAGCGCGACATGGCCTTGTGCGCATGCCGTGCGGTCCAGGCGATGCGCCCCATCAGCAGTGTCGAGGGTGACGGTGTGCGCAGGTTGGCCAGTTCATCACCGAGCAGGCTGGTATCGAACAGTTCCGGGTCGAGGGTGCGCCCACCGGCCAGCGAGCCTGGCAGTTGCGGATAGTAGTCCGGGTACTTCGCCGCCACGGCGTAGCGCACATGGCTGTTGTCCACCAGGGCCCGGATCATCTGCGGCGCGTGCTTGACGTAGGCACGCAAGCGCTTGTCATCGCCATGCTCACCAGTGGCAGCTTTGAGGTACTGCAGGGCCAGCTCCACACTGTCGCCACCGCCTTTGGCGGCAAAGTAGTGGTTATTGGGAATCCAGATGCCGCCGCCGGAGATCGCCGACGTACCGCCGAACTTGTCGCTTTTCTCGACAACCAGTACCGATAGACCCTGCTCGGCAGCAAACAGCGCCGAGGTCATCGCACCGGCGCCGGAGCCGACGACGATCACGTCGTAGTGTGAAACAGGCTGAGCTTTAGCTGTCATTGTTGTTGTGCCTTGGCTGTGATCGGAAATATCCCGGCGTGCCGGC belongs to Pseudomonas putida NBRC 14164 and includes:
- a CDS encoding FAD-dependent oxidoreductase; translated protein: MTAKAQPVSHYDVIVVGSGAGAMTSALFAAEQGLSVLVVEKSDKFGGTSAISGGGIWIPNNHYFAAKGGGDSVELALQYLKAATGEHGDDKRLRAYVKHAPQMIRALVDNSHVRYAVAAKYPDYYPQLPGSLAGGRTLDPELFDTSLLGDELANLRTPSPSTLLMGRIAWTARHAHKAMSRSFGWRLLILGLMLRYKLDFKWRRKSRRDRRAALGSALVASLRRSLMDRNIPLWLNTDFQNLITENGRVIGMQVCRDGQTLQLHARHAVIFGSGGFEQNQVLRERYLPQPTLRDWSATPPGNNTGAALQAGIELGAATALMDWAWWAPTITVPGEDKPRGVFAERAFPGAIVVNSLGRRFVNEAAPYLEFVDAMYRDNQHTGGKSIPSWVIFDGHFRFNYAMGPLMPAQVMPDSRLRKEWLNTLYFKADSLAALAAQIGVDRAGLEQTVQKMNAYARSGVDADFGRGGNVFDRYYGDSNVKPNPCLAPLSKGPYYAMRLDAGDIGTKGGLLTNEHAQVVSQDGEVIPGLYAIGNCSASVMGTSYPGAGGTLGPAMTFGYIAAHHIAANR